Proteins encoded by one window of Aptenodytes patagonicus chromosome 11, bAptPat1.pri.cur, whole genome shotgun sequence:
- the DPY19L3 gene encoding protein C-mannosyl-transferase DPY19L3 isoform X1, with product MTTVRQRRAGKGTEAAEDQPSEEKNVKPDGKILSDHTGGKLWNVLSISVGGIVALSLGLLTSVYVATLHENDLWFSNIKEVEREISFRTECGLYYSYYKQMIQAASIQQGLHGLVYDNKTESVRTINILERMNVYQEVLLSILYRILPIQQYLEPVYFYIYTLFGLQAVYVIALYVTSWLLSGTWLSGLLAACWYITNRTDTTRVEFTIPLRENWALPFFAVQIAAITYLLRTHLQPVQERLTVTAVFIATFLFSLTWQFNQFMMLIQALALFILDCFDMLPTAKVTWLYIIQISALLLVCVLQFFNSMILGSLLISFNASVLIARTIQKNLKKGGLLNRLGKLILHVLLVLCLTLLINKFIKKSLNLESDEHIFKFLKAKFGFGATRDFDANLYLCEEAFGLLPLNTFSRLSDTLLFYIYVFVLFLMTVAAVIVAFQNLSGSNQVQFMEKMEECTITLKPDAAYNLIHTVLFGCLALSTMRMKYLWTSHMCVFASFGLCSTEVWKLILKCIHLYTSQRTHVIKYSIPIITLLYISYKFWPGIMDELSELREFYDPDTVELMNWIKSSTPNTAVFAGSMQLLAGVKLCTGRTLTNHPHYEDKNLRERTKQIYQIYAKRSPEDVYGILRSFGTDYVILEDSICYERRHSRGCRLRDLLDIANGHIMDGLGENEPDLKPSLKCQGTKPLASSEESSTRTNTAPGEREQLLLCPRFQGLPARAKHAGEGWSSGEQSVLAEAWGCGTGGKKGYVSCS from the exons ATGACAACCGTAAGACAGAGAAGGGCTGGAAAAGGCACAGAAGCGGCTGAAGATCAGCCTTCAGAGGAGAAGAATGTGAAGCCTGATGGGAAAATTCTGTCTG atcATACAGGTGGAAAGCTGTGGAACGTACTCTCAATAAGTGTTGGTGGAATTGTTGCCCTCTCTCTTGGACTTCTTACTTCTGTTTATGTTGCTACACTGCATGAAAATGACCTGTGGTTTTCCAATATTAAG GAAGTCGAAAGAGAAATTTCATTCAGAACAGAATGTGGACTTTATTATTCCTACTACAAACAGATGATTCAGGCTGCTTCCATCCAGCAAG GTTTACATGGTTTAGTATATGACAATAAAACTGAATCTGTGAGGACAATTAACATACTTGAAAGAATGAATGTTTACCAGGAGGTGTTACTCAGCATTCTGTATAGGATTCTTCCAATTCAG CAATACCTAGAGCCCGTTTATTTTTATATCTACACTTTGTTTGGACTTCAGGCAGTTTATGTCATTGCTCTGTATGTAACAAGCTGGCTTCTTAGTGGAACATGGCTTTCAGGGTTGTTGGCAGCTTGCTGGTATATTACAAACAG AACAGATACTACAAGAGTAGAATTTACCATTCCTTTAAGAGAGAACTGGGCATTACCGTTCTTTGCTGTTCAGATAGCAGCCATCACATACCTACTCAGAACTCATTTACAGCCTGTTCAAGAA AGATTGACAGTTACGGCTGTATTCATAGCAACATTTCTCTTTAGCCTGACTTGGCAATTTAATCAGTTTATGATGCTGATACAAGCATTGGCACTGTTCATACTGGACTGCTTTGACATGCTTCCCACAGCAAAG GTTACGTGGCTCTATATCATTCAGATTTCTGCATTACTGCTAGTCTGTGTCCTACAGTTCTTTAATTCTATGATTCTTGGATCATTACTTATAAGTTTTAATGCTTCTGTCTTGATAGCAAGAACAATCCAG AAAAACCTAAAAAAGGGTGGCTTGCTTAATAGGCTTGGGAAGCTTATCCTCCATGTACTATTAGTCTTGTGCTTGACTCTCCTTATAAATAAATTCATCAAG AAAAGCCTTAATCTTGAGTCAGATGAACATATATTCAAAttcctgaaagcaaaatttgGATTTGGGGCAACAAG agatTTTGATGCTAACCTGTATCTTTGTGAAGAAGCTTTTGGTTTACTACCATTAAATACTTTTTCAAGACTCTCGGATACATTACTTTTTTACATCTACGTATTTGTTCTCTTCCTTATGACAGTAGCAGCTGTAATCGTTGCCTTTCAGAACCTCag TGGTTCAAATCAAGTCCAGttcatggaaaaaatggaagaatgcACAATAACACTGAAGCCTGATGCTGCTTACAACTTAATTCACACGGTTCTTTTTGGATGTCTGGCATTAAGCACAATgag AATGAAGTACCTCTGGACATCCCACATGTGTGTATTTGCATCTTTTGGCCTGTGCAGTACGGAAGTATGGAAACTTATCCTGAAGTGCATTCATCTCTACACATCACAGAGG ACCCATGTGATTAAGTATTCTATACCGATAATTACATTACTATACATTTCATATaag tTCTGGCCAGGGATAATGGATGAACTGTCAGAGCTGAGAGAATTCTATGACCCAGACACTGTGGAGCTGATGAACTGGATTAA GTCAAGCACTCCAAACACAGCAGTGTTTGCTGGGAGCATGCAGCTATTAGCAGGAGTCAAACTGTGCACTGGACGGACCTTAACTAATCATCCCCATTATGAGGATAAGAAtctgagagagagaacaaaacag ATTTATCAGATCTACGCCAAGAGATCTCCTGAAGATGTTTACGGAATACTGCGATCCTTTGGCACAGACTATGTGATCCTAGAAGACAGCATTTGTTACGAAAGAAGACATAGTAGAGGCTGTCGGTTACGTGACTTACTTGATATAGCTAATGGCCAT ATCATGGATGGTTTGGGAGAGAATGAACCTGATTTGAAACCTTCGTT AAAATGCCAAGGAACAAAACCACTTGCCAGCTCAGAGGAAAGCAGTACACGCACCAACACCGCACCCGGAGAGAGGGAGCAGCTGCTTCTCTGTCCCCGATTTCAAGGCTTGCCCGCCAGAGCAAAGCACGCGGGGGAAGGCTGGAGCAGCGGTGAGCAGTCGGTGCTGGCTGAGGCGTGGGGCTGCGGGACTGGTGGTAAAAAGGGCTACGTTTCCTGTTCCTAG
- the DPY19L3 gene encoding protein C-mannosyl-transferase DPY19L3 isoform X2, producing the protein MTTVRQRRAGKGTEAAEDQPSEEKNVKPDGKILSDHTGGKLWNVLSISVGGIVALSLGLLTSVYVATLHENDLWFSNIKEVEREISFRTECGLYYSYYKQMIQAASIQQGIVNCKQYLEPVYFYIYTLFGLQAVYVIALYVTSWLLSGTWLSGLLAACWYITNRTDTTRVEFTIPLRENWALPFFAVQIAAITYLLRTHLQPVQERLTVTAVFIATFLFSLTWQFNQFMMLIQALALFILDCFDMLPTAKVTWLYIIQISALLLVCVLQFFNSMILGSLLISFNASVLIARTIQKNLKKGGLLNRLGKLILHVLLVLCLTLLINKFIKKSLNLESDEHIFKFLKAKFGFGATRDFDANLYLCEEAFGLLPLNTFSRLSDTLLFYIYVFVLFLMTVAAVIVAFQNLSGSNQVQFMEKMEECTITLKPDAAYNLIHTVLFGCLALSTMRMKYLWTSHMCVFASFGLCSTEVWKLILKCIHLYTSQRTHVIKYSIPIITLLYISYKFWPGIMDELSELREFYDPDTVELMNWIKSSTPNTAVFAGSMQLLAGVKLCTGRTLTNHPHYEDKNLRERTKQIYQIYAKRSPEDVYGILRSFGTDYVILEDSICYERRHSRGCRLRDLLDIANGHIMDGLGENEPDLKPSLKCQGTKPLASSEESSTRTNTAPGEREQLLLCPRFQGLPARAKHAGEGWSSGEQSVLAEAWGCGTGGKKGYVSCS; encoded by the exons ATGACAACCGTAAGACAGAGAAGGGCTGGAAAAGGCACAGAAGCGGCTGAAGATCAGCCTTCAGAGGAGAAGAATGTGAAGCCTGATGGGAAAATTCTGTCTG atcATACAGGTGGAAAGCTGTGGAACGTACTCTCAATAAGTGTTGGTGGAATTGTTGCCCTCTCTCTTGGACTTCTTACTTCTGTTTATGTTGCTACACTGCATGAAAATGACCTGTGGTTTTCCAATATTAAG GAAGTCGAAAGAGAAATTTCATTCAGAACAGAATGTGGACTTTATTATTCCTACTACAAACAGATGATTCAGGCTGCTTCCATCCAGCAAGGTATTGTAAACTGTAAA CAATACCTAGAGCCCGTTTATTTTTATATCTACACTTTGTTTGGACTTCAGGCAGTTTATGTCATTGCTCTGTATGTAACAAGCTGGCTTCTTAGTGGAACATGGCTTTCAGGGTTGTTGGCAGCTTGCTGGTATATTACAAACAG AACAGATACTACAAGAGTAGAATTTACCATTCCTTTAAGAGAGAACTGGGCATTACCGTTCTTTGCTGTTCAGATAGCAGCCATCACATACCTACTCAGAACTCATTTACAGCCTGTTCAAGAA AGATTGACAGTTACGGCTGTATTCATAGCAACATTTCTCTTTAGCCTGACTTGGCAATTTAATCAGTTTATGATGCTGATACAAGCATTGGCACTGTTCATACTGGACTGCTTTGACATGCTTCCCACAGCAAAG GTTACGTGGCTCTATATCATTCAGATTTCTGCATTACTGCTAGTCTGTGTCCTACAGTTCTTTAATTCTATGATTCTTGGATCATTACTTATAAGTTTTAATGCTTCTGTCTTGATAGCAAGAACAATCCAG AAAAACCTAAAAAAGGGTGGCTTGCTTAATAGGCTTGGGAAGCTTATCCTCCATGTACTATTAGTCTTGTGCTTGACTCTCCTTATAAATAAATTCATCAAG AAAAGCCTTAATCTTGAGTCAGATGAACATATATTCAAAttcctgaaagcaaaatttgGATTTGGGGCAACAAG agatTTTGATGCTAACCTGTATCTTTGTGAAGAAGCTTTTGGTTTACTACCATTAAATACTTTTTCAAGACTCTCGGATACATTACTTTTTTACATCTACGTATTTGTTCTCTTCCTTATGACAGTAGCAGCTGTAATCGTTGCCTTTCAGAACCTCag TGGTTCAAATCAAGTCCAGttcatggaaaaaatggaagaatgcACAATAACACTGAAGCCTGATGCTGCTTACAACTTAATTCACACGGTTCTTTTTGGATGTCTGGCATTAAGCACAATgag AATGAAGTACCTCTGGACATCCCACATGTGTGTATTTGCATCTTTTGGCCTGTGCAGTACGGAAGTATGGAAACTTATCCTGAAGTGCATTCATCTCTACACATCACAGAGG ACCCATGTGATTAAGTATTCTATACCGATAATTACATTACTATACATTTCATATaag tTCTGGCCAGGGATAATGGATGAACTGTCAGAGCTGAGAGAATTCTATGACCCAGACACTGTGGAGCTGATGAACTGGATTAA GTCAAGCACTCCAAACACAGCAGTGTTTGCTGGGAGCATGCAGCTATTAGCAGGAGTCAAACTGTGCACTGGACGGACCTTAACTAATCATCCCCATTATGAGGATAAGAAtctgagagagagaacaaaacag ATTTATCAGATCTACGCCAAGAGATCTCCTGAAGATGTTTACGGAATACTGCGATCCTTTGGCACAGACTATGTGATCCTAGAAGACAGCATTTGTTACGAAAGAAGACATAGTAGAGGCTGTCGGTTACGTGACTTACTTGATATAGCTAATGGCCAT ATCATGGATGGTTTGGGAGAGAATGAACCTGATTTGAAACCTTCGTT AAAATGCCAAGGAACAAAACCACTTGCCAGCTCAGAGGAAAGCAGTACACGCACCAACACCGCACCCGGAGAGAGGGAGCAGCTGCTTCTCTGTCCCCGATTTCAAGGCTTGCCCGCCAGAGCAAAGCACGCGGGGGAAGGCTGGAGCAGCGGTGAGCAGTCGGTGCTGGCTGAGGCGTGGGGCTGCGGGACTGGTGGTAAAAAGGGCTACGTTTCCTGTTCCTAG
- the DPY19L3 gene encoding protein C-mannosyl-transferase DPY19L3 isoform X3 produces MTTVRQRRAGKGTEAAEDQPSEEKNVKPDGKILSDHTGGKLWNVLSISVGGIVALSLGLLTSVYVATLHENDLWFSNIKEVEREISFRTECGLYYSYYKQMIQAASIQQGLHGLVYDNKTESVRTINILERMNVYQEVLLSILYRILPIQQYLEPVYFYIYTLFGLQAVYVIALYVTSWLLSGTWLSGLLAACWYITNRTDTTRVEFTIPLRENWALPFFAVQIAAITYLLRTHLQPVQERLTVTAVFIATFLFSLTWQFNQFMMLIQALALFILDCFDMLPTAKKNLKKGGLLNRLGKLILHVLLVLCLTLLINKFIKKSLNLESDEHIFKFLKAKFGFGATRDFDANLYLCEEAFGLLPLNTFSRLSDTLLFYIYVFVLFLMTVAAVIVAFQNLSGSNQVQFMEKMEECTITLKPDAAYNLIHTVLFGCLALSTMRMKYLWTSHMCVFASFGLCSTEVWKLILKCIHLYTSQRTHVIKYSIPIITLLYISYKFWPGIMDELSELREFYDPDTVELMNWIKSSTPNTAVFAGSMQLLAGVKLCTGRTLTNHPHYEDKNLRERTKQIYQIYAKRSPEDVYGILRSFGTDYVILEDSICYERRHSRGCRLRDLLDIANGHIMDGLGENEPDLKPSLKCQGTKPLASSEESSTRTNTAPGEREQLLLCPRFQGLPARAKHAGEGWSSGEQSVLAEAWGCGTGGKKGYVSCS; encoded by the exons ATGACAACCGTAAGACAGAGAAGGGCTGGAAAAGGCACAGAAGCGGCTGAAGATCAGCCTTCAGAGGAGAAGAATGTGAAGCCTGATGGGAAAATTCTGTCTG atcATACAGGTGGAAAGCTGTGGAACGTACTCTCAATAAGTGTTGGTGGAATTGTTGCCCTCTCTCTTGGACTTCTTACTTCTGTTTATGTTGCTACACTGCATGAAAATGACCTGTGGTTTTCCAATATTAAG GAAGTCGAAAGAGAAATTTCATTCAGAACAGAATGTGGACTTTATTATTCCTACTACAAACAGATGATTCAGGCTGCTTCCATCCAGCAAG GTTTACATGGTTTAGTATATGACAATAAAACTGAATCTGTGAGGACAATTAACATACTTGAAAGAATGAATGTTTACCAGGAGGTGTTACTCAGCATTCTGTATAGGATTCTTCCAATTCAG CAATACCTAGAGCCCGTTTATTTTTATATCTACACTTTGTTTGGACTTCAGGCAGTTTATGTCATTGCTCTGTATGTAACAAGCTGGCTTCTTAGTGGAACATGGCTTTCAGGGTTGTTGGCAGCTTGCTGGTATATTACAAACAG AACAGATACTACAAGAGTAGAATTTACCATTCCTTTAAGAGAGAACTGGGCATTACCGTTCTTTGCTGTTCAGATAGCAGCCATCACATACCTACTCAGAACTCATTTACAGCCTGTTCAAGAA AGATTGACAGTTACGGCTGTATTCATAGCAACATTTCTCTTTAGCCTGACTTGGCAATTTAATCAGTTTATGATGCTGATACAAGCATTGGCACTGTTCATACTGGACTGCTTTGACATGCTTCCCACAGCAAAG AAAAACCTAAAAAAGGGTGGCTTGCTTAATAGGCTTGGGAAGCTTATCCTCCATGTACTATTAGTCTTGTGCTTGACTCTCCTTATAAATAAATTCATCAAG AAAAGCCTTAATCTTGAGTCAGATGAACATATATTCAAAttcctgaaagcaaaatttgGATTTGGGGCAACAAG agatTTTGATGCTAACCTGTATCTTTGTGAAGAAGCTTTTGGTTTACTACCATTAAATACTTTTTCAAGACTCTCGGATACATTACTTTTTTACATCTACGTATTTGTTCTCTTCCTTATGACAGTAGCAGCTGTAATCGTTGCCTTTCAGAACCTCag TGGTTCAAATCAAGTCCAGttcatggaaaaaatggaagaatgcACAATAACACTGAAGCCTGATGCTGCTTACAACTTAATTCACACGGTTCTTTTTGGATGTCTGGCATTAAGCACAATgag AATGAAGTACCTCTGGACATCCCACATGTGTGTATTTGCATCTTTTGGCCTGTGCAGTACGGAAGTATGGAAACTTATCCTGAAGTGCATTCATCTCTACACATCACAGAGG ACCCATGTGATTAAGTATTCTATACCGATAATTACATTACTATACATTTCATATaag tTCTGGCCAGGGATAATGGATGAACTGTCAGAGCTGAGAGAATTCTATGACCCAGACACTGTGGAGCTGATGAACTGGATTAA GTCAAGCACTCCAAACACAGCAGTGTTTGCTGGGAGCATGCAGCTATTAGCAGGAGTCAAACTGTGCACTGGACGGACCTTAACTAATCATCCCCATTATGAGGATAAGAAtctgagagagagaacaaaacag ATTTATCAGATCTACGCCAAGAGATCTCCTGAAGATGTTTACGGAATACTGCGATCCTTTGGCACAGACTATGTGATCCTAGAAGACAGCATTTGTTACGAAAGAAGACATAGTAGAGGCTGTCGGTTACGTGACTTACTTGATATAGCTAATGGCCAT ATCATGGATGGTTTGGGAGAGAATGAACCTGATTTGAAACCTTCGTT AAAATGCCAAGGAACAAAACCACTTGCCAGCTCAGAGGAAAGCAGTACACGCACCAACACCGCACCCGGAGAGAGGGAGCAGCTGCTTCTCTGTCCCCGATTTCAAGGCTTGCCCGCCAGAGCAAAGCACGCGGGGGAAGGCTGGAGCAGCGGTGAGCAGTCGGTGCTGGCTGAGGCGTGGGGCTGCGGGACTGGTGGTAAAAAGGGCTACGTTTCCTGTTCCTAG
- the DPY19L3 gene encoding protein C-mannosyl-transferase DPY19L3 isoform X4, whose protein sequence is MTTVRQRRAGKGTEAAEDQPSEEKNVKPDGKILSDHTGGKLWNVLSISVGGIVALSLGLLTSVYVATLHENDLWFSNIKEVEREISFRTECGLYYSYYKQMIQAASIQQGLHGLVYDNKTESVRTINILERMNVYQEVLLSILYRILPIQQYLEPVYFYIYTLFGLQAVYVIALYVTSWLLSGTWLSGLLAACWYITNRTDTTRVEFTIPLRENWALPFFAVQIAAITYLLRTHLQPVQERLTVTAVFIATFLFSLTWQFNQFMMLIQALALFILDCFDMLPTAKVTWLYIIQISALLLVCVLQFFNSMILGSLLISFNASVLIARTIQKNLKKGGLLNRLGKLILHVLLVLCLTLLINKFIKKSLNLESDEHIFKFLKAKFGFGATRDFDANLYLCEEAFGLLPLNTFSRLSDTLLFYIYVFVLFLMTVAAVIVAFQNLSGSNQVQFMEKMEECTITLKPDAAYNLIHTVLFGCLALSTMRMKYLWTSHMCVFASFGLCSTEVWKLILKCIHLYTSQRTHVIKYSIPIITLLYISYKFWPGIMDELSELREFYDPDTVELMNWIKSSTPNTAVFAGSMQLLAGVKLCTGRTLTNHPHYEDKNLRERTKQIYQIYAKRSPEDVYGILRSFGTDYVILEDSICYERRHSRGCRLRDLLDIANGHGILLLPV, encoded by the exons ATGACAACCGTAAGACAGAGAAGGGCTGGAAAAGGCACAGAAGCGGCTGAAGATCAGCCTTCAGAGGAGAAGAATGTGAAGCCTGATGGGAAAATTCTGTCTG atcATACAGGTGGAAAGCTGTGGAACGTACTCTCAATAAGTGTTGGTGGAATTGTTGCCCTCTCTCTTGGACTTCTTACTTCTGTTTATGTTGCTACACTGCATGAAAATGACCTGTGGTTTTCCAATATTAAG GAAGTCGAAAGAGAAATTTCATTCAGAACAGAATGTGGACTTTATTATTCCTACTACAAACAGATGATTCAGGCTGCTTCCATCCAGCAAG GTTTACATGGTTTAGTATATGACAATAAAACTGAATCTGTGAGGACAATTAACATACTTGAAAGAATGAATGTTTACCAGGAGGTGTTACTCAGCATTCTGTATAGGATTCTTCCAATTCAG CAATACCTAGAGCCCGTTTATTTTTATATCTACACTTTGTTTGGACTTCAGGCAGTTTATGTCATTGCTCTGTATGTAACAAGCTGGCTTCTTAGTGGAACATGGCTTTCAGGGTTGTTGGCAGCTTGCTGGTATATTACAAACAG AACAGATACTACAAGAGTAGAATTTACCATTCCTTTAAGAGAGAACTGGGCATTACCGTTCTTTGCTGTTCAGATAGCAGCCATCACATACCTACTCAGAACTCATTTACAGCCTGTTCAAGAA AGATTGACAGTTACGGCTGTATTCATAGCAACATTTCTCTTTAGCCTGACTTGGCAATTTAATCAGTTTATGATGCTGATACAAGCATTGGCACTGTTCATACTGGACTGCTTTGACATGCTTCCCACAGCAAAG GTTACGTGGCTCTATATCATTCAGATTTCTGCATTACTGCTAGTCTGTGTCCTACAGTTCTTTAATTCTATGATTCTTGGATCATTACTTATAAGTTTTAATGCTTCTGTCTTGATAGCAAGAACAATCCAG AAAAACCTAAAAAAGGGTGGCTTGCTTAATAGGCTTGGGAAGCTTATCCTCCATGTACTATTAGTCTTGTGCTTGACTCTCCTTATAAATAAATTCATCAAG AAAAGCCTTAATCTTGAGTCAGATGAACATATATTCAAAttcctgaaagcaaaatttgGATTTGGGGCAACAAG agatTTTGATGCTAACCTGTATCTTTGTGAAGAAGCTTTTGGTTTACTACCATTAAATACTTTTTCAAGACTCTCGGATACATTACTTTTTTACATCTACGTATTTGTTCTCTTCCTTATGACAGTAGCAGCTGTAATCGTTGCCTTTCAGAACCTCag TGGTTCAAATCAAGTCCAGttcatggaaaaaatggaagaatgcACAATAACACTGAAGCCTGATGCTGCTTACAACTTAATTCACACGGTTCTTTTTGGATGTCTGGCATTAAGCACAATgag AATGAAGTACCTCTGGACATCCCACATGTGTGTATTTGCATCTTTTGGCCTGTGCAGTACGGAAGTATGGAAACTTATCCTGAAGTGCATTCATCTCTACACATCACAGAGG ACCCATGTGATTAAGTATTCTATACCGATAATTACATTACTATACATTTCATATaag tTCTGGCCAGGGATAATGGATGAACTGTCAGAGCTGAGAGAATTCTATGACCCAGACACTGTGGAGCTGATGAACTGGATTAA GTCAAGCACTCCAAACACAGCAGTGTTTGCTGGGAGCATGCAGCTATTAGCAGGAGTCAAACTGTGCACTGGACGGACCTTAACTAATCATCCCCATTATGAGGATAAGAAtctgagagagagaacaaaacag ATTTATCAGATCTACGCCAAGAGATCTCCTGAAGATGTTTACGGAATACTGCGATCCTTTGGCACAGACTATGTGATCCTAGAAGACAGCATTTGTTACGAAAGAAGACATAGTAGAGGCTGTCGGTTACGTGACTTACTTGATATAGCTAATGGCCAT GGGATCCTTTTGCTCCCTGTGTGA